In Gemmatimonadaceae bacterium, the genomic window GAACGGCTACATCTATTCCTCCGAGCTCGCGCGCGGCTTCGACGTCCTCGAGCTCGTGCCGAGCGACAAGCTCTCGGCTAACGAGCTCGCGGCGGCAAAGCTGGTGCGGTTCACGGAGTACAATCCGCAGAGCCAGCCGCACATCGTCTGGCCCGCGGCGTTCCCCGTCGTGCGCAGCTATCTCGACCAGCTCGTGCGCGACAAGGGTCTCTCGGCCGCGCGCACGACGGCCATCGCGAAAGCGCTCGACGACGCGGAGAAGGAGACCGGCGCCGCACGCGGCGCGTCGCTGACCAAGCTCGCGACGGTGGTGGACGGCGATGTCGCGGGCGCGAAGGATCAAGCGCGCGTGAAGTCGTTGTCGGTGGAGATCAAGCGGTTGGCGGCGGTGTCGAAGTAGCCGTTGCGCACGGCGCTCGCCGGGAATCGCACGATCCGGCGAGCGCGAAAATGACGACGAAGTTTTGAGACGCGGGACGAGATTGGGAGCGTGCTCCCACTCGTCCCGCCGTCGCATCTGGACGGCCCGCCCGATCCGACGAAGTCGCTCCGGCTGATGGAGATCGTTCGGCGCGTCTTGCGCGAGCGGCGGTACAGCACGCGAACCGCGAGCGCCTATGTCCAGTGGATCCGTCGATTCATCCTGCATCATGGGCGGCGGCATCCCAAAGACCTCGGCGCCGAGCACGTGCGCGACTTTCTGTCGTCGCTCGCGACCGAAGCCGGCGTCTCCGCGGCGACACAGAACCAAGCGTTGGCGGCCCTCCAGTTCTTGTACGACCGCGTGTTGAAGCAGGGCCTCCTGCGAGTCGACGGCGTCGTGCCGGCGAAACAATCGCGCCGCGTGCCGGTGATTCTGAGTCAGGCCGAGGTGCGCGCGATTCTCGAGCACCTCAAGGACCCAATCCGTCTTTGCGCGCAGCTGATGTACGGCGGCGGTCTGCGACTCACCGAATGCGTCACCCTTCGCGTCAAGGACGTCGACATCGACCGCCGCGAGATCGTCATTCGAGATGGAAAGGGAGGCAAGGATCGCCGGACTCCCCTCGCCGAGTCGTGCATTCCCGCGCTTCGCCGTCACCTCGATGCGCGACAACGCGAAATCGCCTTGGACCGGCGTACCGACGTGCGGACGACGGGCATCTCCAGCGCTCTACTGCGCAAGACTCCGGGCGCCGACACGGATTGGCGCTGGCAATTCGTCTTCGCCGCCGCGCGAACCTTCGTCGACGACCACCGCGTGCGCCGCCGGCACCACGTGCACGCGACCGCGATCCAGCGTGCCTTCAAGGCCGCCGTCG contains:
- a CDS encoding integron integrase, translating into MEIVRRVLRERRYSTRTASAYVQWIRRFILHHGRRHPKDLGAEHVRDFLSSLATEAGVSAATQNQALAALQFLYDRVLKQGLLRVDGVVPAKQSRRVPVILSQAEVRAILEHLKDPIRLCAQLMYGGGLRLTECVTLRVKDVDIDRREIVIRDGKGGKDRRTPLAESCIPALRRHLDARQREIALDRRTDVRTTGISSALLRKTPGADTDWRWQFVFAAARTFVDDHRVRRRHHVHATAIQRAFKAAVDAARIPKRASCHSLRHSFATHLLESGADIRTVQELLGHTDVRTTMIYTHVLNRGALGVRSPADAL